One genomic window of Branchiostoma lanceolatum isolate klBraLanc5 chromosome 5, klBraLanc5.hap2, whole genome shotgun sequence includes the following:
- the LOC136434699 gene encoding SRSF protein kinase 3-like isoform X3: protein MKEKMEKGEVENSAPVIENGNGKIIPDDPLQEIKDFLRRKDLRGRAKVRRQYVENIMAKAMKKKRPETDSTTTPPSSQEEHYADDHDEDEEVLGSDEDEQEDPQDYCKGGYHPVKIGDLFNSRYHVVRKLGWGHFSTVWLAWDLKPQQSSDPSARGRRFVALKVVKSAAHYTETALDEIKLLKCVRESDEIDPMREKVVQMVDDFKISGVNGTHVCMVFEVLGCHLLKMIIKSNYQGLPLPIVKCIIRQTLQGLEYLHTKCKIIHTDIKPENILLCVDEAFVRKLAAEATHWQQVGAMPSGSAVSTISIIESRNKEQPTKMSKNKKKKMKKKQKRQMELLELQQKQIEEEDMKKTQGGEGQENMEQGDASTPAATPQEESPVKCQVNNNPVPRPTNMEQEPKNMEVGQEKAEEKQNNSPEKLQNSRVDPQNNQAENVQNNSENKEQQRPLDNDSGLTNSTPSTSTENTENIKTPDSEDGPQSMERASMKTSESSEPISSSTSNPETEESPTSSEQLSVPANTPVTPTTPDTPIEIKMENLCNGEMSGAEKVNEEEEKGQGNGKNDKPEAEVKPSEKEKGRPSRSGEPEKERRNSPDSEPELEHKDNAHVPHERPNRELKPDTIDSKSDKSSHSSTDGKRVHSTEASEASIKSDSVPDGYPDFFNPDNADVIKVKIADLGNACWVDHHFTEDIQTRQYRSLEVILGSGYSAPADIWSTACMAFELATGDYLFEPHSGEDYSRDEDHIAHIIELLGYMPKHIALSGKYSREFFNRKGELRHIHKLKYWGLYDVLREKYEWPHQEADEFSSFLMPMLELEQERRATAGECLRHPFLSS, encoded by the exons GCCGGAGACAGATTCGACGACCACACCGCCCAGCAGTCAGGAGGAGCACTACGCAGACGACCATGACGAGGACGAGGAGGTTCTAGGGTCAGACGAGGACGAACAGGAAGACCCTCAGGACTACTGTAAAG GTGGCTACCACCCGGTCAAGATTGGCGACCTGTTCAACAGCCGCTACCATGTGGTGCGCAAGCTGGGCTGGGGACATTTCTCCACCGTCTGGCTGGCCTGGGACCTCAA ACCCCAACAGTCATCAGACCCAAGTGCCAG GGGCCGTAGGTTTGTTGCATTGAAAGTAGTGAAGAGTGCTGCTCACTATACTGAAACGGCCCTGGACGAGATCAAGCTGCTCAAATGT GTAAGAGAGAGTGATGAAATAGACCCCATGAGAGAGAAAGTGGTCCAAATGGTGGACGACTTCAAGATTTCTGGTGTCAATGGAACAC ATGTATGTATGGTATTTGAGGTTCTAGGTTGCCATCTGCTGAAGATGATCATTAAGAGTAACTACCAAGGACTGCCCCTTCCAATTGTTAAGTGTATAATCAGACAG ACCCTCCAAGGGCTGGAGTACCTCCACACGAAGTGCAAGATCATCCACACAGACATCAAACCTGAGAATATCCTGCTGTGTGTTGATGAGGCCTTTGTGAGGAAGCTGGCAGCGGAGGCCACCCACTGGCAGCAGGTCGGCGCCATGCCCTCCGGCTCTGCAGTCAGCACCATCTCCATCATAGAGAGCAGGAACAAAGAG CAGCCCACTAAGATGtccaagaacaagaagaagaagatgaagaagaagcaGAAGCGGCAGATGGAGCTGCTGGAGCTGCAGCAGAAACAGATCGAGGAGGAGGACATGAAGAAGACCCAGGGTGGAGAAGGGCAGGAAAATATGGAACAG GGAGATGCCAGCACCCCGGCAGCCACCCCACAGGAGGAGAGCCCAGTAAAATGCCAGGTCAACAACAACCCTGTCCCCAGACCAACCAATatggaacag GAACCAAAGAATATGGAAGTTGGGCAGGAAAAGGCAGAGGAGAAACAGAACAACAGTCCAGAGAAGCTGCAAAACAGCAGGGTGGACCCACAGAACAACCAAGCCGAAAATGTACAGAATAACTCAGAAAACAAGGAGCAACAGAGACCACTGGACAACGACAGCGGTCTGACCAATTCTACACCTTCCACTTCTACAGAGAACACAG aaaatataaaaacCCCTGATAGTGAAGATGGGCCACAATCAATGGAGAGGGCCAGCATGAAGACGTCCGAGAGTTCGGAGCCCATCTCTTCCAGCACTTCCAACCCAGAGACAGAGGAGAGCCCGACGAGCTCCGAGCAGCTGTCCGTTCCAGCCAACACCCCCGTCACGCCCACCACTCCGGACACGCCCATCGAGATCAAGATGGAGAACCTGTGCAACGGGGAGATGAGTGGGGCAGAGAAAGTCAACG AGGAGGAAGAAAAGGGCCAAGGAAACGGCAAAAATGATAAGCCTGAGGCCGAGGTCAAGCCTTCAGAGAAGGAGAAGGGCAGGCCTTCAAGATCCG GAGAGCcggagaaagagagaagaaactctCCTGACAGCGAGCCTGAGCTGGAGCACAAGGACAACGCTCACGTTCCACACGAGAGGCCCAACAGAGAGCTGAAACCCGACACCATTGACTCCAAGTCTGACAAGTCCTCGCACTCTTCTACTGACGGCAAGAGAG TTCATTCAACTGAAGCAAGTGAGGCCTCCATAAAATCCGACTCAG TACCTGACGGGTATCCAGATTTCTTCAATCCTGACAATGCTGATGTCATCAAGGTCAAGATTGCTGACCTGGGAAATGCATGTTGGGTG GACCACCACTTTACTGAAGACATCCAGACTCGACAGTACAGAAGCCTGGAGGTGATCCTGGGGTCTGGGTACAGCGCTCCTGCCGACATCTGGAGCACAGCATGTATG GCATTTGAGCTTGCAACAGGTGACTACTTATTCGAACCTCACTCTGGAGAAGACTACTCTCGAGATGAAG ACCATATTGCCCACATCATAGAGCTGCTAGGCTACATGCCCAAGCATATAGCCCTGTCTGGCAAGTACTCCAGAGAATTCTTCAACAGAAAAG GTGAACTGCGCCACATCCACAAGCTGAAGTACTGGGGCCTGTACGACGTTCTGCGCGAGAAGTACGAGTGGCCCCACCAGGAGGCCGACGAGTTCTCCTCCTTCCTCATGCCCATGCTGGAGCTGGAGCAGGAAAGACGTGCCACCGCCGGCGAGTGCCTTAGACATCCCTTCCTCAGCTCCTGA